DNA sequence from the Streptomyces sp. CA-210063 genome:
GCTGGCCCAGCAGCGTCGTGCGCACGCCCGGCGGGACCACCTCGATCACCTGGACGCCGGCGTCAGCACCGGCGAGCTGGACGCGCAGGCTCTCGGAGAAGGAGTGCAGCGCGGCCTTCGTCGCGCTGTAGGTCGGGGTGCTCGGGAACGGGACGAACGCCAGCGCCGAGGTGACGTTCACGACGACCGCGTCGGCCTTGCCCACCAACAGCGGCAGGAAGGCGTACGTCATCCGGATCGTGCCGAGCAGATTGGTCGCGACGTGATCCTCGGCGACCTGGAGTCCGGCCGGGTCGAGGAAGTTCTCCAGCAGCATGATGCCCGCGTTGTTGACCAGGACGTTCAGCCCCGGGTGGCTCGCCGCCACGGTCTCACGGGCCCGGGCGATCGAGTCGGGGTCCGCGACATCGAGGACGAGCCCGTCGATGCCCGGGTGCTCGGCCGTGATCTCGTCGAGGAGTTCCTTGCGCCGGCCGGCGACGACCACCTTGTTGCCGGCCTCGTGCAGACGCAGGGCCAGACCGAGGCCGATGCCCGAGGTTCCGCCGGTGATCAGGATCGTGTTGCCAGTCATCTTCATGAGGGTCTTGCTCCTTCGGTACGGCGGGCCGGTGAGCGCCCGCAGCCTCGACCGTAGGGGCGCCCACGCAGGGGCGGGAGAGGAAGGTTTATCCATGGATCGGCGGTCTCTGCCTCGTGAAGCGGCCCCGCGCAGCGGATCCGGTGTCGTGGGCGGTGGAGGTGGTGGCGATGGTGACGTCGATGGCGAGACGGTCGGCGTCGGCTGAGGCGACGTCGAGGTCGGTGACCGAGCCGCCCGGCGCCTCCCTGGTGGCGCTATCAGCTGGGAGACCGCGTTGCAGGCCGCAGGAAGCCGGTGAAGGTGGCGTGCTCGGTGGCGGTCTTGGGCACGTCGTCGGCGTTCAGTGACGAGGGGTCGACGTGCAGGCCGGAGCCGGGCTGGAAGATGTTGGCGACGACCAGCCCGATCAGCATGGACATCAGGGACAGCACCAGGAAGTAGCCGATCGCCTTCACGCCGATCCGGCCCGCCTTGCGCAGGTTGTCCATGGAGGCGATGCCGGTGGTGACCACGCAGAAGACGACCGGGATCACGATCATCTTGACCAGCGCGATGAACCAGTCGTTGAGCGGCTTCAGGTCCTCACCCAGCCCGGGCGCGAGGATGCCGACGGCGATGCCGAGGACGGCGGCCAGTACGACCTGGAACCACAGCTCCCGTATGAGACGGCTCAGCCGTGACCGCCGCGGGCGGCCGACGGTGGTGATGCTTGTCATCGTTGGTGCTCCCTTGCACCACGATCGTGTGTAGCCCTGTCCCGTGGGGGGTGCGGGGGACGCGAACGCGGCTCGCGGCGCCCCCGATCTCGTGTGTGGCGCCCGTATCCGGCGGCGCCGGCCGACGGCGCCCGCCCGGTGGCGGGCGCGCCTGCGGTGGCGGGCGCGCCTGCGGTGGCGGGCGCGCCTGCGGTGGCGGGCGCGCCTGCGGTGGCGGGCGCGTCTGCGGTTGCGGGCGCGTCTGCGGTTGCGGGCGCGTCTGCGGTGTGGTGGCGGTCAGCTGTGCAGGGCGCGCAGCACCTTGTAGAAGGCGGCCTTGCTCTCGAAGCCGATGCCGGGGGTGTCGGTCAGGCCGACGCGGCTCTTCTCGACGACGGCGTGGTCGGCGAAGCCGCCGGTGGGCTGGAACTCGCCCGGGTAGGACTCGTTGCCGCCGAGCTTGAGGGCGGCTGCGATGTGCAGGGAGAACTGGTGCCCGCCGTGCGGGATGCAGCGCCTCGATGACCAGCCGTGCTGACGGAGCATGTCCTGGATGCGCAGGTACTCCACCAGACCGTAGGAGAGCGCGGGGTCGACCTGGATGGTGTCGCGGTCGGGGCGCAGGCCGCCGTAGCGGACCAGGTTGCGGGCGTCCTGGAGGGAGAAGAGGTTCTCGCCGGTGGCGATGGAGCCGGTGTAGTGCTCGGCGACGGTGGCGTTGAGGTGGTAGTCGAGCGGGTCGCCGATCTCCTCGTACCAGAACAGCCCGTAGGGCTCGATGGCCCGCCCGTACTCCAGGGCCGTGCTGAGGTCGAAGCGGCCGTTGACGTCGACGGCCAGCCGGGAGCCGTCGCCGTCCAGGACGTCGATGACGGCCTCGATACGGCGCAGGTCCTCCGCCAGGTCGGCGCCGCCGATCTTCATCTTGACGACGTCGTAGCCCAGGTCGAGGAAGCCGCGCATCTCGTCCTGAAGGTCGGTGAGGGTCTTGCCCGGGGCGTAGTAGCCGCCGGCGGCGTAGACGAAAACGGAGTCGTCGGGCTGCCCGTCGCCGTAGCGCTCGGACAGATACCGGTACAGCGGCTTGCCCTCGATCTTGGAGGCCAGGTCGAACAGGGCCATGTCCACCACACCGACCGCGACCGAGCGCTCGCCGTGCCCGCCGGGCTTCTCGTTGTTCATCATCACGTGCCACGTCTTGGCGTGGTCCAGGCCGCCCTGCTCGTCGAGCAGGCTGCCGGGCTCGGCCTCGAGGAGGCGGGGCAGGACCCGGCGGCGGAGGATCTCTCCGGCGCTGTAGCGGCCGTTGGAGTTGAAGCCGTAGCCCACCACGGGCTTGCCGTCGCGGATGACGTCGCTCTCGATCGCCACGATCGAACAGTCCATGGAGCTGAAGTCGATCCAGGCGTTGCGGATCGAGGAGCTGATCGGAACGACGCCCTCGTAGACGTTGGTGATCTTCACTGTCGAGGCCTTTCTCATATCTTATAAGATGTGACGCCTGTTAGAGTCGGCTGGTCCGATGCGGGATGTCAAGGGGTGGGGAAGCTCCGGAAAGGAATGGTCAGGGGGCCATGGCAGGACCGAACCTGTTCTTGAGCAAGAGCGACCTCGCCTACGCGGAACTCCGCGATCGGATCCTCTCCGGCACTCTTCCTGCCGGGTCACGGCTCGCCCAGTACGACCTCGCCGAGTCCCTCAACATGAGCATCACGCCTCTGCGCGAGGCCATCCGCCGCCTCAGCAGCGAGGGACTCGTCACCGTCGAGACGCACCGCGACGTCCGGGTCTCCGTCATGAACTCGAACGAAGCCCGCCAGCTCTTCGAGGTCCGCCTGTCCCTGGACCCGACCGCCGCCGAACTTGCCGCCCAGCGACGCACCGACGACGACATCGCCACGATGCAGGCCGCCGTCGACCAACTCCTCCCCGTCACCCGCCAATGGGGGGAAGAGGCACTCACGGCCCACCGCGCCTTCCACCAAGCGCTGTACCGGGCCTCGCACAACGATGTCCTCATCCGCCTCCTGGACGACCTGTGGGACAAGTCCGACCGCTACCGGCGCCTCGGCCTCGAACTCCCGCCCGGTGACGAACCCCGCACCCGGGACCTACAGGAACACCACCAACTTGTCTCCCTCATCGTGCACGGCCGCGCCGCCGAAGCCGCCCAGCTGATGCGAGGCCACATCACCCACAGCCTCACCGCCACCGCCATCAGCGCCCTCGAAGACCGCGAGGGCATTCGCGTGACGTGACATGCGGCTACCGGCGCCGTCGTGATGCATGGGGGGACTGAGGTGCTTCATGTCACCTTCAGCACCAGATGAATGAGTCGATGGCCACGGCATGGCGGCGCCCTGACGGCTACTGGCGTGATACGTCTTCCGCCTGGCCGGACTCGCCGGGCTGGTCGGACCAGGAGCGGAACGAGGTCGCGGCACTGCGGGAGAAGGAGCTTGAGCTCGCGACCTTGATCGTCACACACGCCTTCTGGCGCGAGGTCGCCGCTCCCGAGCCCTGGACGTCCGCAGCAAGCTCAAGGACGCCCTCGGCAGCGGGAGCGGCGAGGGCCGGGAGGCGGCGTAGCCGTGGCGGGCATGCCGCTGCGATGCCCTTCACGACATCTCTGCGGGCGGCGTACTGGGGGTCCGTGTTGTGATCACGACGGGTTCAGAGGGAGGCGGTGTCGCGGTACCTGATGCCCGAGGATGGCGGTCTGTACCAGGAAGCAGCGCATCACCGCAGAGGGCGCAGCTCTCCGACGACGTGGTGTGCGGCGCCGCGGCGACCGGGGGGCTCTTGCAACGGAGGCATGACAGGGGATCGAGCTGCTTCAGCAGGGCATCGGCCACATCCCGCACGAGTGCGATGGGGCGCCGGTTGGGACATCCGGCCCAACCGGCGCCCAGGTCACCGAGCCGGACCCGGAAGAGATCACCGCAGACGCAGCAGCGGACGCTCCACGCCTCTGTCTGACGCCGGAACGGCTCCACTGATTCAAGTTCGTACCGGGCCAGCACTGCTTCCGCCTCACGGGCTGCCAGTTTCCGGGCCGGGGTGATCGCTGGCTCTTTCCGGTCCTGCGCCCGGTGCACCTTCTTCCACGCGCGCACCCAGTCCCCCAGCCCCGCTCGGGCACCGCGCAGGCGTGAAGCAGAGCCATAAGCTGCCGCTCAGTGGTGGGAAAGGACTGGCGCGTGAGTATGCGCGCGTCAAAGTGTCTTGCCGAAAGTGGGCTGTGACCTGTGGCTATGTGTCAGTTCGGCTGTGAGGGCCGTGGGCAGACCCTGCTGCAGCCTTGGACTGGTTCAGAAGCCGACCGTGGTCTCGAAGGTGTCGCGGGCCTGGGCGAGCCGGTACCAGCGCTCGGCGAGGGCGTCCGGGTCCCCGTCGCCCGGGCCCGGCCCGACCTGGCAGCCGATGGACAGGGGGCCGGTCCAGATGCCCTCACTGGCGAGGTCGTCGCGCACGGAGCGGGCCCACGAGCGCAGCCCGGGCAGGACGAGGCCGGGAGTTGGCCATTCCCGGAGTAGGTGCGGGTGGCTGTCCCGGCAGCCCCAGTCGACGGCGATGCCGGCCTTCCACCGGTCGTCGGTGAACTTCTGCCCGCAGTTCCCGCGCACCGGGCGCTGAGCCTCGCGTTCGGCTGCCTCCTGCGCTTGGCGGCGCCGCCCATTTTCGGCGCGGCGGGCGAGGGCGGCATCCCGGCGGGGGTTGCCGATCGCGTCCCCGAGGTTCTGTCGGTCCTCGCGGCCGAAGCGCCAGAACGCGGGTCCGGCCGGGCCGTGCTCGCGCAGCAGCTCCTGTATGGCCGCCACGATTGGACCTTCCCGTTGTAGGTGCGGAAGCCGCCTTCGGCGCACTGCCAACTCCAGACACCTGGAGGGCTCGCGCAACCCTTCATCCAGTCGGGGAGCCAAGATCGATTGTCAGTGGTGGGTGAGACGGTAGGAGCATCGAGTCGGAAAGAGGGGGAGCTTTAATGTCCGGAAGCCAGAACTACATCAATCACGTTGCTCTTGTGCTGGATGCCAGTTCGTCCATGTCGCACCTGAGCCGCAAGGTCGTCGAAGTCGCCGACCAGCAGATTGCCTACCTTGCCCGCCGGTCGGGGGAACTGGACCAGGAAACCCGCGTCACGGTGTACGTCTTCGCGGACAAGGTGGAGTGCGTCATCTACGACAAGGACGTGCTGCGGATGCCGTCGCTGAAGCAGCTGTATCGCGCCGGTGGAATGACTGCTCTGCTGGCGGCCGCACTGAAGTCACAGCGGGAGCTGGCGCAGACGGCTCAACTGTACGGCGACCACAGCTTCCTGACGTTCGTACTGACCGACGGACAGGAGAACGCAAGCCATCGCTGCCTGGATGCCCCTGCCAGGGATCCGCGTGAACTGGTCAAGGCCGTGGCCGAGATGATCGCGACGCAGGAGGACAACTGGACGCTGGCCGTCCTTGTGCCGGACCAGATGGGCAAGCGCGAAGCCATGCAGTGCGGCTTCCCGAAGGACAACATCGCCATCTGGGACGCCACGAGCACGCAAGGTCTGGAGGAGGCCGGACAGGTCATCCGGCAGGCCACCGAGAATTTCATGGTGGGCCGCACCCAGGGCATCCGGGGCTCGCGGGCCGTATTCTCCACCGGTGCGGAGGCGGTCAACAAGGACACCATCGAGGCGGCCGGCCTCACCCCGGTGAATCCGTCGGAGTACCAGCTGATCCCGGTGGCCCGTGACGCGGCGATCCGGGACTGGGTCATCGAATGCGGGCACACCTACCGCACCGGTGGCGCGTTCTACCAGCTGAGCAAGTCGGAGAAGGTCCAGGCAAGGAAGCAGATCGCGGTGCTGGAGAAGAAGACGGACCGGGTGTACACGGGGCCCGAGGCCCGAGCCCTGCTCGGCCTGCCGAACACGGAAGTCCGCGTCAAGCCGGACCACAACGACGACTTCACGATCTTCGTGCAGAGCACCAGCGTGAACCGCAAGCTCGTACCGAACACGCGGCTACTGCTCATGCTCTGACGCCTTGGAAACCCCGGCGGGTCCCGGAGACCTTGTCATCCCGGCACCCCACCGGCAAGAGAGTCGGCGGCCGCGGGCGCGGCGCAGGAGTACGTGTTGCCGAGTCCCGGCAGGGCTGCGCCGCTGCCGGCCGAAAACGCTGGATGGCGAGCTCTGTCAGGAGTCGCGATCCGCGCATCGGCCTGCCGCGGTCCAAGCCGGTGGGGTCGACCAACGAGCAGCCGGAAACGGCTCCTTGATGCGGGCATCGACCTCCGCGCCCCACTTCGCGGCCGCCGGCCAAGAAGCCACCACGAACACGGCCGCCGCATCGCTGCCCTCACCCACGGTGACCGCGCGGCTTGGGAAGGCACCGCGATCTTCCACGAACTCATCCGCCTCACGTTCGAGGACACCGACCCCCTCACCGCGCTCCCAGACATTCTGGCTCTCGTCCACCCCCACCACCGCGGCCGCTACGCCCCCGTCCTCGCGCCCGACTGGCACCCCGATCAGGCGACCGAGTTGAACGGTGCCTTCTGACCCTGCCTGGGCTCCCCCGTCTGGGCGCGGGAGGCCAGTCGGCGGTTCCGGCTCGTCGTCCGCTCGTGGCCTTTCCCATACCGCACCCCACGCTTCCCGAATCTTTCTCGAATCCAGGACGTGACCACTTGCCATCGACCGACGACACCCCTATGGTCGTACGAACGTAAGGCATACGAACGTAAGACATACGGTCGTATGCCAAAACCAAGGGAGCTCGTGATGGCGACAACTCGGCCGGTGGCACTCGTGACAGGTGCCTCATCGGGGATCGGCAAGGAGACGGCCCGCGCCTTCGCCGCGGCGGGCTTCGAGGTCATCGGAACCGCTCGCAACACCGCGCGAGTCACCGCGCCCGCCGGGGTGACCTACCTCGACCTCGACGTGACCAGCGACGATTCGGTCGCCTCCGTGGTCAAGCAGGTGATCGACCGGTTCGGGCGCATCGACGTCCTGGTCAAAAACGCCGGCGTCGGCGCCAACGGCGCCGCCGAGGAGTTCTCCGTCGCCCGGACGCAGGACGTCTTCGATGTCAACGTCTACGGCATCATGCGGATGACCAAGGCGGTTCTGCCGCATATGCGCACTCAACGGCACGGACGCGTCATCAACGTCTCTTCCCTCAGCGGGTTCGTCCCCAGCCCGTTCATGGCCATCTACACCTCGACCAAGCACGCGGTCGAGGGCTACTCCGGGTCGCTGGACCACGAGGTCCGCGAGCACGGCGTCCGGATCCTGCTCGTCGAGCCCGGCCCGATCAACACCCCGTTCGGGGACCACAGCGTGCAGGGCGACACCCCCTTGCCGCTCTACGCGTCGGGACGGCGCACCTTCGACGAGGTGCTGGCGAAAAACACCAGCGGCGGCGACGATCCCGCCGCCGTGGCCAAGGTGATCGTCGCGGCGGCCACCGACCGGAACCCGAAGCTACGGCGCACCGCCGGCGCGACCGCCGCAAGCATCAGCGTGCTCCACCGCATCCTTCCGGCCCGGATCTTCGACCGCATCGTCCGCAGATTCAACCGGATGCCGAACTGACGCTCAGTTTCGCGTGCCCGAACCCGTCCGAAAGCGACGGCGCGTCTTCGACGAGGTGATCGGGGATGCGGTGAAGGACGGTGACGACCCCGCCGTCGTCGCCAAGACGATCGTCACCGCGGCCACCGACAAGAAATCGAAGCCGCGCTACACCGCCGGCCCGCCGACCTCACGCCTCACCACCGTGCGCCGCCTCGTCCCCGCCGGCCCGCCGACCTCACGCCTCACCACCGTGCGCCGCCTCGTCCCCGCCGGCCCGCCGGCCTCACGCCTCACCACCGTGCGCCGCCTCGTCCCCGCCGGCCCGCCGGCCTCACGCGTCACCACCGTGCACCGTCTGGTCCCCGCCGGAACGTTCGACGAGCAGATTCGCAAGAACAACCGCCTGCCCACCTGACACCCCGGCGGGCCACAAGGGCGCCCATTCCGCCCGAGCGTCTCTGATGCCCCCGACATCACTGGCATCCCTGATGTTCCCGAAAGTCCATTGATCAGTCACTCGTTGATTTGCCGAGGAGAGTCATGCAGCAGCAACGCCAGCAAACGGCCCGGCGCAGTGCATCGGGCGCGAGGCGTTTTGTGAAGAGGAACGTCGCAATGGCCGTGGCGGTCACCGCGACGGCGGCCGTCCTGGTCTCGGCGCCCTCCGCGTCCGCAGGGACGGGACACGCGTACAGCACATCCGTTGTCACCGACATCACGACGGCGGCGAGGTTCGACTACGCCGCCGGCGAGATCCCCGAGAACATCACCGCCAACCCCGACGGCTCAGTGACCCTGTCCATGCTCGGCAGCTGCGCGGTGTGCGAGCGCACCCATGGGCCGCAGCTGATGCGCATAGACGCGTCCGGAGAGCGCACGGTGCTCGTCACCGGGCAGGTGGGTGAGGCGATCAGCGGCAACGCCCGTGGCAGTGACGGCACCGTTTACTACGCGTTGTGGGCCCCGGGCAACGCGGCCAGGAACGGCGTGTACAAGCTGCTTGGCGACGGTACCCCGCAGCGCATCGCCGCTCTGCCCGCCGACGCGGGCCCCAACGGGCTGGCCGTCGACTCGGCCGGACGCACCCTCTACATCGCGGACAGCCTCAAGGGCACCATCTGGTCCGTTCCCGTCTCGGGCGGAGCGGTGACCCCGTGGCTGACCGATGCCGCGCTCGCGCCGGTGCCGACCGAGGCCCTGCCGATCGGTGCCAACGGGCTCAGGTTCCACAACGGCGCTCTGTGGGTCAGCAACTTCAACAAGGGCACCCTGCTGCGCGTACCGATCACCACCACCGGCGCGCCCGGCCCCGTCCGCCAGGTCGCGGGCGGCCTGCCCAACATCGACGACCTCAGCTTCCTGACCCCCCGCTCCGATGTGGTCTTCGCCGCGCAGAACGGATCCTCCTCGCAGAACGGTCCGGACAGGGTCCTGGTGATCTACCCGGACGGCACCTACAAGCCCGTCCTGACCAGCGCGGACGGCCTCACCTCGCCCTCCGCCACCGCGGTCCGCGGCGACCAGTTGTACATCACCGACGGCGGGGTCCCCGAGCCCCACGACCCGAAACTGCAGACCGCCAGGATCAACTTCCCGGCTCTCCTTGCAGGCGCAGCCCACTGACCCGACCAGCGGAAGCCAGGGCGCAGGCCCCGGCTGCGATGGAGGAACACATCGTGCGGTACACAAAAGAACACAAACAGGAGACACGGCAGCGGATCATCACGACGGCCGGCCGCCGGCTCAAGCGCAACGGCATCGACGGCTCCGGAGTCGCGACCCTCATGAAGGACGCGGGCCTGACCAACGGCACCTTCTACGCCTACTTCGCCTCCAAGGACGAACTCGTCGCCACCGCGGTCGCCGACCAGATGCGCGCACAGCACGCGAACATCGTCGCGCACGCGGCCCCCGGCCGTGCCGGACTCGAACAGATCGTGCGCTGGTACTTCTCCACCGGACAGCGCGACACCGTCGAGGACGGCTGCCCCAACGCCGCCCTGCTCGACGAGATCGCACGGTCCACTGATCCCACCAGGCAGGCATACACCAACGGCGTACTCGTCCTCATCGACGACTTCGCCGCCCGACTGGCACCCCACGATCCGCCCTCGGCGCGTCTGAAGTCACTCAGCCTCCTCGGCATGATGGCCGGGACACTGCAGCTCTCCCGCGCCCTCACCGACCGGCAACTCGCCGACCAGCTCCTCGAACAGGGCATCCGCAACGCCCTCGCACTCCTGGATGCCGAGCAGCACAACTGAGACGCCATCCGCGTACCGATCAGAAGCTGGTCCGGTCGAACAAGGCCGGCGGCTCCCTCGACAGCCGCATCCGCTTCGCCGTCGAGATCGCCACCGC
Encoded proteins:
- a CDS encoding SDR family oxidoreductase; translation: MKMTGNTILITGGTSGIGLGLALRLHEAGNKVVVAGRRKELLDEITAEHPGIDGLVLDVADPDSIARARETVAASHPGLNVLVNNAGIMLLENFLDPAGLQVAEDHVATNLLGTIRMTYAFLPLLVGKADAVVVNVTSALAFVPFPSTPTYSATKAALHSFSESLRVQLAGADAGVQVIEVVPPGVRTTLLGQQDSDQSMPLDDFLTETLDLLREKPDAKELVVERARFLRDAVATGSYDDVLAMITSS
- a CDS encoding cation:dicarboxylate symporter family transporter produces the protein MTSITTVGRPRRSRLSRLIRELWFQVVLAAVLGIAVGILAPGLGEDLKPLNDWFIALVKMIVIPVVFCVVTTGIASMDNLRKAGRIGVKAIGYFLVLSLMSMLIGLVVANIFQPGSGLHVDPSSLNADDVPKTATEHATFTGFLRPATRSPS
- a CDS encoding mandelate racemase/muconate lactonizing enzyme family protein; amino-acid sequence: MRKASTVKITNVYEGVVPISSSIRNAWIDFSSMDCSIVAIESDVIRDGKPVVGYGFNSNGRYSAGEILRRRVLPRLLEAEPGSLLDEQGGLDHAKTWHVMMNNEKPGGHGERSVAVGVVDMALFDLASKIEGKPLYRYLSERYGDGQPDDSVFVYAAGGYYAPGKTLTDLQDEMRGFLDLGYDVVKMKIGGADLAEDLRRIEAVIDVLDGDGSRLAVDVNGRFDLSTALEYGRAIEPYGLFWYEEIGDPLDYHLNATVAEHYTGSIATGENLFSLQDARNLVRYGGLRPDRDTIQVDPALSYGLVEYLRIQDMLRQHGWSSRRCIPHGGHQFSLHIAAALKLGGNESYPGEFQPTGGFADHAVVEKSRVGLTDTPGIGFESKAAFYKVLRALHS
- a CDS encoding GntR family transcriptional regulator; translated protein: MAGPNLFLSKSDLAYAELRDRILSGTLPAGSRLAQYDLAESLNMSITPLREAIRRLSSEGLVTVETHRDVRVSVMNSNEARQLFEVRLSLDPTAAELAAQRRTDDDIATMQAAVDQLLPVTRQWGEEALTAHRAFHQALYRASHNDVLIRLLDDLWDKSDRYRRLGLELPPGDEPRTRDLQEHHQLVSLIVHGRAAEAAQLMRGHITHSLTATAISALEDREGIRVT
- a CDS encoding vWA domain-containing protein, giving the protein MSGSQNYINHVALVLDASSSMSHLSRKVVEVADQQIAYLARRSGELDQETRVTVYVFADKVECVIYDKDVLRMPSLKQLYRAGGMTALLAAALKSQRELAQTAQLYGDHSFLTFVLTDGQENASHRCLDAPARDPRELVKAVAEMIATQEDNWTLAVLVPDQMGKREAMQCGFPKDNIAIWDATSTQGLEEAGQVIRQATENFMVGRTQGIRGSRAVFSTGAEAVNKDTIEAAGLTPVNPSEYQLIPVARDAAIRDWVIECGHTYRTGGAFYQLSKSEKVQARKQIAVLEKKTDRVYTGPEARALLGLPNTEVRVKPDHNDDFTIFVQSTSVNRKLVPNTRLLLML
- a CDS encoding oxidoreductase, yielding MATTRPVALVTGASSGIGKETARAFAAAGFEVIGTARNTARVTAPAGVTYLDLDVTSDDSVASVVKQVIDRFGRIDVLVKNAGVGANGAAEEFSVARTQDVFDVNVYGIMRMTKAVLPHMRTQRHGRVINVSSLSGFVPSPFMAIYTSTKHAVEGYSGSLDHEVREHGVRILLVEPGPINTPFGDHSVQGDTPLPLYASGRRTFDEVLAKNTSGGDDPAAVAKVIVAAATDRNPKLRRTAGATAASISVLHRILPARIFDRIVRRFNRMPN
- a CDS encoding SMP-30/gluconolactonase/LRE family protein; the protein is MAVAVTATAAVLVSAPSASAGTGHAYSTSVVTDITTAARFDYAAGEIPENITANPDGSVTLSMLGSCAVCERTHGPQLMRIDASGERTVLVTGQVGEAISGNARGSDGTVYYALWAPGNAARNGVYKLLGDGTPQRIAALPADAGPNGLAVDSAGRTLYIADSLKGTIWSVPVSGGAVTPWLTDAALAPVPTEALPIGANGLRFHNGALWVSNFNKGTLLRVPITTTGAPGPVRQVAGGLPNIDDLSFLTPRSDVVFAAQNGSSSQNGPDRVLVIYPDGTYKPVLTSADGLTSPSATAVRGDQLYITDGGVPEPHDPKLQTARINFPALLAGAAH
- a CDS encoding TetR/AcrR family transcriptional regulator, producing the protein MVRYTKEHKQETRQRIITTAGRRLKRNGIDGSGVATLMKDAGLTNGTFYAYFASKDELVATAVADQMRAQHANIVAHAAPGRAGLEQIVRWYFSTGQRDTVEDGCPNAALLDEIARSTDPTRQAYTNGVLVLIDDFAARLAPHDPPSARLKSLSLLGMMAGTLQLSRALTDRQLADQLLEQGIRNALALLDAEQHN